The following coding sequences are from one Candidatus Nanopelagicus hibericus window:
- a CDS encoding aldehyde dehydrogenase family protein, with amino-acid sequence MFESTNPTNSSEVIATVPEATAAEILTVLRKAKLAQKGWAKLPAPTRGRIIANVGRLVEKNKEELAKLITKEMGKVYTEALGEVQEVVDTCDFFLGEGRRLYGQTVPSEMQNKNLFTFRMPVGNVFVITAGNFPTAVPSWYIVPALLAGNTVVWKPSEFTPAVANALTSIFHAGGVPQDVLITVVADGTQTFAALDSGLKEGVINKVGFTGSTAVGRKIGAKAGEYIQSACLELGGKNPMVVMPDANIDLALDGALFAGFGTAGQRCTSLGTLWIHESIYDNVLSKFASLVENAAVGDPFKDVLFGPMISQKYLDNHLAHLKMIQSHHKVLGSTSTGRITASNPRKGFVGDPDKGVFAHPVIVAGITKNDELYATETFGPLVTVGKFSTLDEAIDLANGHGYGLSSAIYTNDPQNVWRFREGISAGMVSINNSTSGAEAHLPFGGNGLSGNGSRQSGIWVLDQFTRWQSMNWDWSNKLQKAQMDLIEIKHDPDFVLKI; translated from the coding sequence ATGTTTGAATCAACCAATCCCACAAATTCATCTGAAGTGATTGCAACTGTTCCTGAAGCAACAGCTGCTGAAATCTTGACAGTTTTGCGTAAGGCAAAATTAGCGCAAAAGGGTTGGGCGAAACTGCCAGCACCAACTCGTGGTCGAATCATTGCAAATGTTGGAAGGTTAGTTGAAAAAAATAAAGAGGAACTGGCCAAATTAATCACCAAAGAAATGGGCAAGGTTTACACCGAAGCATTAGGTGAGGTGCAGGAGGTTGTTGATACCTGCGACTTCTTTTTAGGTGAAGGTCGGCGCCTCTATGGCCAGACTGTGCCAAGTGAAATGCAAAATAAGAACCTTTTCACTTTCAGAATGCCAGTTGGAAATGTTTTTGTTATAACCGCTGGAAATTTTCCAACCGCTGTTCCTTCTTGGTATATCGTGCCGGCGCTTTTGGCCGGTAATACCGTGGTGTGGAAACCATCAGAGTTCACACCAGCTGTGGCAAATGCCTTAACATCAATCTTTCATGCTGGTGGAGTTCCGCAAGATGTTTTAATCACTGTGGTGGCAGATGGCACTCAAACATTTGCGGCTTTGGATTCTGGATTGAAAGAAGGAGTAATCAATAAGGTTGGCTTTACTGGATCAACGGCAGTTGGTAGAAAAATTGGTGCTAAAGCTGGCGAGTACATTCAAAGTGCATGTCTTGAGCTTGGTGGAAAAAATCCGATGGTTGTAATGCCAGATGCAAATATTGATCTTGCGTTAGATGGTGCATTATTTGCTGGCTTTGGTACTGCCGGTCAGCGCTGTACTTCACTGGGCACACTTTGGATTCATGAATCGATTTACGACAATGTGCTCTCAAAATTTGCTTCATTAGTGGAAAACGCAGCAGTTGGTGATCCATTTAAGGATGTTTTGTTTGGTCCAATGATTAGCCAAAAATATCTAGATAACCACTTAGCTCACTTGAAGATGATTCAAAGCCATCACAAAGTATTGGGATCCACCTCAACTGGTCGTATTACCGCAAGCAATCCTCGAAAAGGTTTTGTTGGCGATCCAGATAAAGGTGTGTTTGCCCATCCAGTTATTGTTGCTGGAATAACAAAAAACGATGAGCTTTATGCAACTGAAACTTTTGGTCCGCTAGTTACTGTTGGAAAATTCTCAACATTGGATGAAGCGATAGATCTTGCAAATGGCCACGGATATGGACTTTCCTCAGCTATCTATACCAATGATCCTCAAAATGTTTGGCGCTTTAGAGAAGGTATTTCCGCCGGTATGGTCTCGATCAATAACTCAACCTCTGGGGCAGAGGCACACCTTCCATTTGGTGGTAATGGTTTGAGCGGTAATGGCTCACGACAAAGCGGAATTTGGGTCTTAGATCAATTCACAAGATGGCAATCAATGAACTGGGACTGGTCAAACAAATTACAGAAAGCACAGATGGATCTGATTGAGATCAAGCATGACCCAGATTTTGTTCTTAAAATTTAA
- a CDS encoding thiamine pyrophosphate-binding protein, which produces MEGSVRTVAAVILDLLARKGVTKAFGIPGVHNLGFWNALSKDRPEIISVRHEQSCVYAADGLARATGTLSVAITTTGPGAANTLGAFGEAATSGSQLLLISSEAPIKIRSKEGTRGILHEMRDQSAIFAPLAKRVSISGKELVLAKNATTAIEAISTVVDFMEFLAQAPTGAGYIGIPSDILNQEFTGQIPTPSKSCLDFINQEKNLAINQELIKKMLEGVSKIGIWAGGGAQGVSNEITKLSDHLNAPIFTSFAGRGVGGSSKNYFTLPIHEKEAEVVLTECEALLVFGSQLDGMNTKNWSINFPKKIIIFDAYPDVALRNIKADLVVRTANLAKACEALTSLPARDQWIDVSNITAEGRQRIAQSEKGRAGMALVTAIEKSWPSENYIVCDMAISGYWTGVYLQSKRVRQIAYPVGWGTLGFALPASLGPAAAGISTLVVCGDGGIAFALGELATVSQEKLPLTILLHDDGGYGMLRFDQKVMNHPERGVNLFNPNWQILAQSFGIEFIESNLKTLADALRKRSTSKTPGIVLIKDEIYPPKSSSPRWNEN; this is translated from the coding sequence ATGGAAGGCTCTGTGCGCACCGTAGCAGCGGTCATTTTAGATTTACTTGCTAGAAAGGGCGTCACTAAGGCATTTGGAATTCCTGGAGTTCATAATCTAGGTTTTTGGAACGCATTATCCAAGGACAGACCAGAGATCATAAGTGTCAGGCATGAACAGAGCTGCGTCTATGCAGCCGATGGTCTAGCAAGAGCTACTGGAACGTTATCTGTTGCAATAACTACTACCGGACCTGGTGCGGCAAATACATTAGGTGCATTTGGTGAAGCAGCAACCTCTGGATCACAATTGTTGTTGATTTCATCTGAGGCTCCAATAAAAATTCGATCAAAAGAGGGCACAAGGGGAATTTTGCATGAGATGCGGGATCAAAGTGCAATCTTTGCACCACTTGCTAAACGAGTGTCCATCAGTGGCAAAGAATTAGTGTTGGCGAAAAATGCAACTACAGCAATTGAAGCAATCTCAACAGTCGTGGATTTTATGGAATTCCTAGCGCAAGCACCAACCGGTGCAGGGTATATCGGCATTCCATCAGATATTTTGAATCAGGAATTTACTGGGCAAATTCCGACACCAAGTAAGAGTTGTTTAGATTTTATCAATCAAGAAAAAAATCTTGCAATAAATCAAGAATTGATAAAGAAAATGTTGGAGGGTGTTAGCAAAATTGGAATATGGGCAGGTGGTGGGGCACAAGGTGTAAGTAATGAAATTACAAAATTATCCGATCACCTAAATGCACCAATTTTTACCTCCTTTGCAGGAAGAGGAGTGGGAGGCTCAAGCAAAAACTACTTCACCTTACCGATTCACGAAAAGGAGGCGGAAGTAGTTTTGACCGAATGTGAAGCCTTACTAGTTTTTGGATCCCAACTTGATGGAATGAATACTAAAAATTGGAGTATAAATTTTCCAAAAAAGATTATAATTTTTGATGCATATCCAGATGTTGCGCTCCGAAACATAAAAGCTGATTTAGTAGTACGAACTGCAAATTTAGCAAAGGCTTGTGAAGCTTTAACATCGTTGCCCGCTCGAGATCAGTGGATTGATGTTTCAAATATCACTGCCGAAGGCAGGCAACGAATTGCTCAAAGTGAAAAAGGTCGAGCAGGAATGGCCTTGGTAACTGCGATTGAGAAAAGTTGGCCAAGTGAAAATTACATCGTATGTGATATGGCAATTTCTGGTTATTGGACTGGTGTTTATCTTCAAAGTAAAAGAGTACGGCAAATTGCATACCCAGTTGGTTGGGGAACTTTAGGTTTTGCACTCCCTGCAAGTTTAGGACCGGCTGCGGCAGGAATCTCAACATTAGTTGTATGCGGAGATGGTGGAATTGCATTTGCATTAGGTGAACTAGCAACAGTGTCACAGGAAAAATTGCCATTAACAATTCTGCTACATGATGATGGTGGATATGGGATGCTTCGATTTGATCAAAAAGTAATGAATCATCCAGAAAGAGGCGTAAATTTGTTTAATCCTAATTGGCAAATACTCGCCCAATCATTTGGAATTGAGTTTATTGAAAGTAATCTAAAAACCCTTGCTGATGCTTTACGTAAACGATCCACAAGTAAGACTCCAGGAATAGTTTTAATTAAAGATGAAATTTACCCACCAAAAAGCAGTAGTCCAAGATGGAACGAGAATTAA
- a CDS encoding ornithine cyclodeaminase family protein — translation MAHLQTPFVTAEEINALCSYEKIIDNQRQVFVNLYSNKAMMGPRAILSQNDNAQFSYIARASENGPTIVKFGTVVPGNSARDIPVVQTTVAILDATSGSLKLFLDGEAVTKWRTVCASMAAAIALSNPIKKIAVIGVGHQGKAHIEAAKSIFNPEKIIGISKSTKPANFGSDVEISNDLNRVSECDLIFVCTNASEPVIKSLLNPGSTCISIGSFSPMRSEVSVEALSKADKVFGDDAKTISEQSGSVVSTLAKSDRNWKQAQSIGGVYAGKIKGRENEKEVIYYFSVGLGVQDAALADFILATGKF, via the coding sequence ATGGCACATCTACAAACCCCTTTTGTTACTGCCGAAGAGATCAATGCTTTGTGCAGCTATGAAAAAATTATAGATAATCAACGCCAAGTATTCGTAAACTTATATTCAAACAAAGCAATGATGGGGCCTAGAGCTATCTTGTCTCAAAATGATAATGCGCAATTTTCCTACATTGCTCGAGCTTCAGAGAATGGACCTACCATTGTTAAATTTGGAACTGTAGTACCAGGTAACTCTGCTCGAGATATTCCAGTAGTTCAAACTACGGTTGCAATACTTGATGCAACTTCGGGCTCGCTTAAGTTATTTCTAGATGGTGAGGCAGTGACAAAATGGCGGACAGTCTGCGCAAGTATGGCTGCGGCTATCGCATTGTCGAATCCAATTAAAAAGATTGCTGTAATCGGAGTGGGTCATCAGGGGAAAGCACATATTGAGGCAGCAAAAAGTATTTTCAACCCTGAAAAAATCATTGGTATTTCAAAAAGTACAAAGCCAGCGAACTTTGGATCTGATGTTGAAATCAGTAATGATCTAAATAGAGTAAGTGAATGTGATTTGATTTTTGTTTGCACCAATGCTTCAGAGCCAGTGATTAAATCTTTGTTAAATCCGGGTTCCACCTGTATTTCCATCGGTTCATTTTCGCCAATGCGATCAGAGGTCTCAGTAGAAGCACTTTCCAAGGCTGATAAGGTTTTTGGTGATGATGCTAAGACAATTTCTGAACAATCTGGTTCAGTGGTTAGTACACTTGCTAAATCTGATCGAAACTGGAAACAAGCCCAATCTATTGGTGGAGTTTATGCCGGAAAAATTAAAGGTAGGGAAAATGAAAAGGAAGTTATCTACTACTTCTCAGTTGGTTTGGGAGTTCAAGATGCAGCACTTGCTGATTTTATCCTTGCGACTGGGAAATTCTAA
- a CDS encoding aminotransferase class III-fold pyridoxal phosphate-dependent enzyme — MDIKDASSLLAKNWGVKGELSPLPSERDINFKIGGKKAYVLKIYPKVDADLKIRLNLQNKVLIFLQDSSIKVSPAVIPTKKKKLLVTPSKNTAARLLTYHQGKTWGSSSEHSGEQIEELGRLIATVDKNLSKISITKAERKSLNANFIWNMLQAEKLLTWSSKITDNQSRVVVEKTLNNFAKKVLPKLKKLPMQVIHNDGNDYNIIEDGENLSLIDFGDMIYAPKVVGAAVAAAYVGLKSDDPGKQIAQFVRGYHSVNPLSNDELLLFIELVKVRLAASVANAALQRGDNPDNEYLSISQSDAPRTLIALDKSDSNFLLYRLRNAIGLEANPNAKAVRDYLLTKTATNILSKPFDQLKIVYMNWSFDNKDIPRSTQALEELKSKSGADVVIGYYCENRNVYQGEAFNPAATNARTFHLGVDIGMPAGTEVFAPLDGVIELFNNNSTNLDYGPVVILRHKTGSGVPFWTLYGHLSIDSMPSWQIGKEIKAGQLIGRMGTEEENVGWPPHTHFQLLTDLCGMGIDIHGVAPKDEIPLWRGISLNPNLILGIQSGTDAHARISPASIRSERRVVVSQNLSLNFKKPINIISGSGAYLFDEQGKGYLDLVNNVAHVGHGNPRVVDAAATQMATLNTNTRYLHQSIIEYGKALTSSLPDPLSVVFFVNSGSEANDLAIRLARAATKSKGVVALKDGYHGHTQAVVEISPYKFLGKGGAGAPSHVAVAELPDLFRGEFTGKNATEKYLNDLKQSIKSLKQPLSAFFSEAIVSTAGQVVLPPGYLAKAFEIVRANGGVCVSDEVQIGLGRVGDKFWGFELHNVVPDIVTMGKPLGNGHPLAAVVTTPQIANAFNNGMEYFNTFGGNPVSAVIGQAVLEVVYDQKLQLNAKNIGKYLTEGVKSLAKDHPIIADVRGSGLFIGVEMMVDEKTPATKEVAELMEYALSKGVLLSCDGPDNNVLKIKPPLIITNSDVDLLLNVFSDWLGSR, encoded by the coding sequence GTGGATATAAAAGATGCCAGTTCTCTATTAGCCAAGAATTGGGGAGTTAAGGGTGAATTATCACCACTTCCAAGTGAGCGAGATATAAATTTTAAGATTGGTGGTAAAAAAGCGTATGTTTTAAAGATTTATCCTAAGGTTGATGCAGACTTAAAGATTAGATTAAATCTGCAAAACAAAGTACTTATCTTTTTACAGGATAGCTCCATCAAAGTGTCGCCAGCAGTAATTCCAACTAAAAAGAAGAAATTACTGGTCACCCCGAGTAAAAATACTGCCGCGCGGCTGCTTACCTACCACCAAGGCAAAACCTGGGGGAGTAGTTCTGAACATAGTGGTGAACAGATTGAAGAACTTGGCCGGCTGATTGCCACAGTAGATAAAAACTTATCAAAAATTAGCATAACCAAAGCGGAGCGGAAATCACTGAATGCTAATTTTATTTGGAATATGTTGCAGGCAGAAAAGCTCCTCACCTGGAGTTCTAAAATCACCGATAATCAAAGTCGGGTTGTTGTCGAGAAAACTTTAAATAACTTTGCGAAAAAAGTGCTCCCCAAGCTGAAGAAATTACCCATGCAGGTAATTCATAATGATGGTAACGATTACAACATTATTGAAGATGGTGAAAATCTCTCATTAATTGATTTTGGCGACATGATTTATGCCCCAAAGGTTGTCGGCGCTGCGGTCGCTGCCGCTTATGTAGGGTTGAAATCTGATGATCCAGGCAAGCAGATCGCGCAATTTGTTCGCGGTTATCACAGCGTAAATCCTTTATCTAATGATGAGCTTTTACTATTCATTGAATTGGTAAAGGTCCGGCTGGCTGCCAGTGTGGCAAATGCAGCACTGCAGCGAGGTGATAACCCTGATAATGAATACCTGTCCATTAGCCAAAGTGATGCTCCAAGAACCCTGATAGCGTTGGATAAATCCGACAGTAATTTTCTATTGTACAGACTAAGAAATGCGATCGGGCTTGAAGCAAATCCTAATGCGAAAGCAGTTCGTGATTATTTATTAACAAAAACTGCTACAAATATATTGAGCAAGCCGTTTGACCAATTAAAGATTGTTTATATGAATTGGTCATTTGATAACAAGGATATACCTCGCTCTACCCAGGCTTTGGAGGAGTTGAAATCTAAATCAGGCGCAGATGTGGTTATTGGTTATTACTGTGAAAATCGCAATGTTTATCAAGGTGAGGCATTTAATCCGGCAGCTACCAATGCCAGAACTTTTCACCTAGGTGTTGATATTGGCATGCCAGCAGGAACCGAGGTGTTTGCGCCCTTAGATGGTGTAATTGAATTATTTAATAACAACTCAACCAATTTGGATTATGGTCCAGTTGTTATTTTGCGACATAAAACTGGCAGTGGAGTTCCGTTTTGGACTCTTTATGGCCACCTTTCAATTGATTCCATGCCTAGTTGGCAGATTGGTAAAGAGATTAAAGCTGGTCAATTGATTGGTCGCATGGGTACGGAGGAGGAGAATGTGGGTTGGCCACCTCATACTCACTTTCAGTTGCTCACAGATCTGTGCGGGATGGGTATTGATATTCATGGGGTAGCACCTAAAGATGAGATTCCTTTATGGCGCGGAATCTCATTAAATCCAAATCTAATTCTGGGAATCCAATCTGGCACCGACGCACATGCCCGGATCTCTCCTGCAAGTATTAGAAGTGAGCGCAGAGTGGTGGTTTCACAAAATCTTTCACTTAACTTTAAAAAACCAATAAATATTATTAGTGGCTCTGGTGCTTATCTATTTGATGAGCAGGGAAAAGGCTATTTAGATCTGGTGAACAATGTTGCCCATGTAGGTCATGGAAATCCTAGAGTTGTAGATGCGGCCGCCACACAAATGGCGACCCTAAATACAAATACCAGATATCTACACCAATCCATTATCGAGTATGGAAAGGCGCTAACCAGCAGCCTGCCAGATCCACTTTCTGTAGTTTTCTTTGTAAATAGTGGTAGTGAGGCAAATGATCTAGCAATCAGATTGGCTAGGGCTGCCACAAAATCAAAGGGAGTTGTCGCACTTAAAGATGGTTATCACGGACATACCCAGGCGGTTGTGGAGATTTCACCATATAAGTTTCTAGGAAAAGGTGGGGCGGGAGCGCCATCACATGTGGCGGTGGCGGAGCTACCTGATTTATTTCGAGGTGAATTTACTGGCAAGAATGCCACTGAAAAGTACTTAAATGATCTCAAACAAAGTATTAAATCTCTTAAACAGCCGTTGTCAGCATTTTTTTCTGAAGCGATTGTCAGTACTGCAGGTCAAGTGGTTTTACCTCCAGGTTATTTAGCCAAAGCATTTGAAATAGTTAGAGCAAATGGTGGAGTCTGTGTGAGTGATGAGGTGCAGATTGGTTTAGGCAGAGTCGGCGATAAGTTCTGGGGCTTTGAATTGCATAATGTAGTGCCAGATATTGTCACTATGGGTAAACCACTTGGAAATGGCCATCCATTGGCAGCTGTCGTCACCACTCCACAGATTGCTAATGCATTTAACAACGGAATGGAGTACTTCAACACCTTTGGTGGTAATCCCGTGAGTGCGGTAATTGGACAGGCGGTGCTTGAGGTTGTCTATGATCAAAAGTTGCAATTAAATGCAAAAAACATCGGTAAGTATTTAACTGAAGGAGTTAAATCTCTGGCTAAAGATCACCCAATAATTGCTGATGTGCGGGGCAGTGGCTTATTTATCGGTGTGGAGATGATGGTTGATGAGAAAACTCCAGCAACTAAAGAGGTGGCAGAGCTGATGGAGTACGCACTCTCCAAAGGAGTTTTACTCTCCTGTGATGGTCCAGACAATAATGTGCTAAAGATAAAGCCACCATTAATCATTACCAATAGTGATGTAGATCTACTGTTAAATGTGTTTAGTGATTGGTTGGGCAGCAGGTGA
- a CDS encoding CaiB/BaiF CoA transferase family protein, giving the protein MKPPLAGIKIADFSRVLAGPYATMLLADLGAQVIKVERPGVGDDTRNWGPPFDAAGNATYFLSVNRNKEGLELDLSKATDQQAALELIASADVVVENFGPGGMERYNLGYSKLISNNPKLIYCSISGFGTSDKAATLPGYDLLLQGMSGLMSITGNDEKNPTKVGVALVDVITGLHAVVGILAALRARDEQGVGQKVELNLLSSTLSALVNQASAYISGGVIPKALGNAHPSIAPYQSYDAKDKKFIVAVGNDQQFVKFAGVVAPELLSDGRFTTNQLRVENLLALNEKLSAVFSQKNAHQWIASLSAVKIPTGEINDVKEAFDLAASLGLSPIVDVDGVKSVANPITFSKTPVEYRSAPPNIRK; this is encoded by the coding sequence GTGAAGCCACCATTAGCTGGGATTAAGATCGCAGATTTTTCTAGAGTTTTAGCAGGTCCATATGCAACTATGTTGTTGGCAGATTTAGGCGCACAGGTTATTAAAGTGGAGCGTCCAGGTGTAGGAGATGACACCCGAAATTGGGGACCACCCTTTGATGCGGCAGGTAATGCAACCTATTTTCTATCGGTAAATCGCAACAAAGAGGGTTTGGAGCTGGACCTATCTAAGGCAACTGATCAACAGGCAGCGTTGGAGTTAATTGCAAGCGCTGATGTTGTGGTGGAAAACTTTGGACCAGGTGGAATGGAAAGATACAACCTTGGTTACAGCAAACTAATAAGTAACAACCCAAAGTTAATTTACTGCTCAATCTCAGGTTTTGGCACATCAGATAAAGCTGCCACTCTTCCTGGCTATGACCTTTTATTGCAGGGGATGAGTGGTTTGATGAGTATTACTGGTAACGATGAAAAAAATCCAACAAAGGTTGGTGTTGCCCTAGTTGATGTTATTACAGGATTACATGCAGTGGTTGGGATCTTGGCTGCCCTTCGGGCAAGAGATGAACAAGGTGTTGGTCAAAAGGTTGAGTTAAATCTGCTCTCCTCCACATTATCAGCCTTAGTAAACCAAGCATCCGCCTATATTTCAGGGGGAGTAATACCAAAAGCTTTGGGGAATGCGCATCCATCAATCGCGCCATACCAATCATATGACGCGAAGGATAAGAAGTTTATTGTGGCAGTTGGTAATGATCAGCAATTTGTTAAATTTGCTGGGGTGGTTGCACCAGAGCTTTTAAGTGATGGCAGATTTACTACCAATCAATTACGGGTTGAAAACTTGTTGGCATTAAATGAGAAGTTATCTGCGGTCTTTTCCCAGAAAAATGCTCATCAATGGATTGCCTCTTTATCCGCTGTAAAGATTCCAACTGGTGAAATAAATGATGTTAAAGAGGCTTTTGATCTTGCCGCATCCCTTGGCCTTTCACCAATAGTTGATGTTGATGGTGTTAAATCTGTAGCAAATCCAATTACATTTAGTAAAACACCAGTTGAGTATCGTTCTGCGCCACCAAATATAAGGAAATAA
- a CDS encoding DMT family transporter, with protein MKAEISTKFTILALLWGVSFLLLLRVVEAFDWAAAISVRAFIASGSVLLLAAIIRKKLDFSIGVKHFAILGLTSVTFQLIGLSLAVPRIGTALTAILVGAIPLFSSVIGRLMKIENIDRSGFIGLLLGFVGIIFLVGFPSGEFGDQFFLGFFVCLFGCMSAAFGSNYSKLKMSSVGNWEQVIGAFFFGGLFTSPILLFVPIKAGLVPMDWLYMVSLAVFCSAFCYVIYFSLVSKIGATRSISVEFLVTVVAVLIGAFYLNEAITVIQLFGAALVILGSILILDLLSISKK; from the coding sequence ATGAAGGCTGAGATCTCAACTAAATTTACAATCCTCGCCCTGCTTTGGGGAGTCTCATTTCTATTACTACTTAGAGTGGTGGAAGCCTTTGATTGGGCAGCTGCAATCTCAGTCCGAGCCTTTATTGCCAGTGGCAGTGTTTTGCTACTGGCGGCAATAATTAGAAAGAAATTAGATTTTTCAATTGGGGTGAAACATTTCGCAATCCTTGGGTTAACCTCTGTGACATTTCAATTAATTGGTTTATCTCTGGCTGTACCAAGAATTGGAACGGCATTAACTGCGATCCTAGTTGGCGCAATTCCATTATTTTCCTCAGTTATTGGTCGATTAATGAAGATTGAAAACATTGATCGATCAGGCTTTATAGGTTTATTGCTGGGCTTTGTTGGAATCATTTTTCTGGTGGGTTTTCCAAGCGGTGAGTTTGGTGATCAATTCTTCTTGGGCTTTTTTGTATGCTTATTTGGTTGTATGAGCGCAGCCTTTGGTAGTAATTACTCAAAGTTGAAAATGTCATCAGTTGGTAATTGGGAGCAGGTAATTGGCGCCTTCTTCTTTGGTGGGCTCTTTACCTCACCGATTTTGCTGTTTGTGCCAATAAAGGCAGGGCTAGTGCCAATGGATTGGTTGTATATGGTAAGCCTGGCAGTTTTTTGTAGCGCATTTTGCTATGTAATCTACTTCTCGTTGGTTTCAAAGATTGGTGCAACTAGATCTATCTCAGTTGAGTTTTTGGTAACGGTTGTGGCTGTGTTAATCGGGGCCTTCTATCTAAATGAAGCGATTACTGTAATTCAGCTATTTGGGGCAGCACTGGTAATTCTTGGCTCCATTTTGATACTAGATTTACTCTCAATTTCTAAAAAATAG
- a CDS encoding nitroreductase translates to MKRYSAQEDGAWVSEFISSRRTTRDFQPTPVPPELIDQILKDSLTAPSWSNTRPFKVAVATGEVRDRISNEFLSRWQALSAAMRGGIWSKIKLFIKRHGLPTSNRIILKPYVAELKPRAQRVGKELYGSLGVQRGDKAERDKQWGRNYEFFGAPVAMFVYIHKSLHIYAAADAGLMMENLMLSAHAHGLGTCAQGAVAFWDDAIREEFEVSKDYRLLCGIAVGYPSDAPVNSFQAHRIGLDELLLKPKLLGS, encoded by the coding sequence ATGAAGCGTTACTCTGCGCAAGAAGATGGCGCTTGGGTCTCTGAGTTCATCTCATCTCGTAGAACTACTAGAGATTTTCAACCCACACCCGTACCGCCTGAGTTAATTGATCAGATATTAAAGGATTCTTTAACTGCGCCAAGTTGGTCAAACACCAGACCTTTTAAGGTGGCGGTAGCAACTGGTGAGGTGAGAGATCGAATTAGCAATGAGTTTTTATCTCGCTGGCAGGCACTTTCTGCTGCAATGCGCGGTGGCATCTGGAGCAAAATAAAATTGTTTATTAAGCGCCATGGTCTGCCAACTAGTAATCGCATCATTCTTAAACCTTATGTAGCTGAGTTAAAACCAAGAGCGCAAAGAGTTGGTAAGGAGCTTTATGGCTCATTAGGAGTGCAACGCGGTGATAAGGCTGAACGAGATAAGCAATGGGGAAGAAATTATGAATTCTTTGGTGCTCCAGTTGCGATGTTTGTCTATATCCATAAGAGCTTACATATTTACGCAGCAGCTGATGCTGGCCTAATGATGGAAAATTTGATGTTATCTGCTCATGCCCACGGTCTTGGCACCTGCGCCCAAGGCGCGGTTGCCTTTTGGGATGATGCGATTAGGGAAGAGTTTGAGGTTTCAAAGGATTACCGATTGCTATGTGGCATCGCAGTTGGTTACCCATCAGATGCACCAGTTAACTCATTTCAAGCCCATCGAATTGGGTTAGATGAGTTATTACTCAAACCTAAACTGTTAGGCAGTTAA
- a CDS encoding fructose bisphosphate aldolase, which produces MNQQMFDQVKAGKGFIAALDQSGGSTPKALKLYGVDESEYSGDEAMFDLIHKMRSRLIKSRVFTGDRIVGAILFEMTMQRQIDGMGSAEFLWNKKKIVPFLKVDNGLAAESNDVQLMKSIPELSARIAAANKHGVFGTKMRSVINLANAAGIEAVVAQQFEIGKEIIAGGLIPIIEPEVNIKSAQKEQAEEILKTSLLNHLNKLSDSQTVMLKLSLPTKPNLYQELVAHPRVLKVVALSGGYSRDEANKMLAQNNGVIASFSRALTEGLSAKQSDDQFDAMLDSTIQSIYDASVNKK; this is translated from the coding sequence ATGAATCAACAGATGTTTGATCAAGTAAAAGCCGGTAAAGGTTTCATCGCCGCATTAGATCAAAGCGGTGGCAGCACCCCAAAGGCATTAAAGCTTTACGGTGTGGATGAGTCTGAGTACTCAGGAGATGAAGCAATGTTTGATCTTATTCATAAAATGCGCTCTAGATTAATCAAATCTAGGGTTTTCACTGGTGATCGTATTGTTGGCGCAATTTTGTTTGAGATGACAATGCAGCGCCAGATTGATGGCATGGGCAGCGCTGAGTTTTTGTGGAACAAGAAAAAGATTGTGCCCTTTCTAAAGGTTGATAACGGCTTAGCTGCTGAAAGCAATGATGTGCAATTAATGAAGTCAATTCCTGAGTTATCTGCCCGAATTGCAGCGGCAAATAAACATGGCGTATTTGGGACAAAGATGAGATCTGTAATAAACCTTGCTAACGCTGCTGGTATTGAAGCAGTGGTCGCTCAACAATTTGAGATTGGTAAAGAGATTATTGCTGGTGGGCTAATTCCAATTATTGAGCCGGAGGTTAATATCAAGAGTGCTCAAAAAGAGCAGGCGGAGGAGATTTTGAAAACCTCTCTCTTAAATCACTTAAACAAGTTAAGTGATTCACAAACTGTGATGTTGAAGCTCTCACTTCCAACAAAGCCAAATCTTTATCAAGAGTTAGTAGCCCACCCACGAGTACTAAAGGTTGTTGCACTCTCTGGTGGATATAGCCGAGATGAGGCAAATAAGATGCTGGCCCAAAACAATGGTGTTATCGCCTCATTTTCCAGAGCCCTCACCGAAGGATTATCTGCAAAGCAAAGTGATGATCAATTTGATGCGATGTTGGATTCAACAATTCAATCTATCTATGACGCATCTGTTAATAAAAAATAG